The Candidatus Cloacimonas sp. sequence GGCAAAAGAGGAATCGGAAACGCTCATTAATGGGTTTCTATATATTTCCAGATAGACCTTCGGGCGAGTTTTGTTCTTGGCATTTTCTTGGATACTTGCCGTTTCTTGTTTTAAGCGTTGAATGAGTTGAGTTGCTTGTTCTTTTCTATCAATCAACATACCGATTTTTTCTATGTCGGAAAGCATTTCAGAGATATTTTTGGGATAAATGATTTCTACCGGATATCCCAAATTTTTCAGGTCTGATGCTATCTTTTCTTGTTCCAAAGCGCTGCAAAAAATGTGTTTAGGATTTAGGGATATTATCGCTTCTGTATCAATACCGCTAAATGAGCCAACGCTCTTTTTTCCCTTTAGGGAGGGTGGATAATTGCATTCAGCCGTTATGCCCGTTATATCATTTTCAGCATCAAGAGCGCATATTATCTCCGCCACTTCCGGAGAAAGAACAACAATTCCTTGCGGGACTTTCTTTCCTGTCCGGTGGCAGGAAAAAGAAAAAAGAACTGCAAAAATCACCGTAACTA is a genomic window containing:
- a CDS encoding helical backbone metal receptor — encoded protein: MKKLLLVTVIFAVLFSFSCHRTGKKVPQGIVVLSPEVAEIICALDAENDITGITAECNYPPSLKGKKSVGSFSGIDTEAIISLNPKHIFCSALEQEKIASDLKNLGYPVEIIYPKNISEMLSDIEKIGMLIDRKEQATQLIQRLKQETASIQENAKNKTRPKVYLEIYRNPLMSVSDSSFAGELIETAGGNNIFTTLERDYARVKSEDVITANPDIIICYSQDTLENIINRKGWQNIPAIKNRRIYFEKDINPDLIQRATPRCIEGMKELARIFDSWRKEQ